A single window of Debaryomyces hansenii CBS767 chromosome F complete sequence DNA harbors:
- a CDS encoding DEHA2F14058p (weakly similar to uniprot|P38129 Saccharomyces cerevisiae YBR198C TAF5 Subunit (90 kDa) of TFIID and SAGA complexes) — protein MDNNQSNDSNSNQQSAPLNSRTGQQSVRPQQGNARPQQQPSTTSQPPRGPQPQFSQADLNRIVLEYLNKKGYNKTESMLRLESSNTPTPSVPSVSPASSNIASPVEISRREKDLKDKASRHERELRELRDKQARIERELRDSRDREFRLAKEKELRDLRDYEEKQRRENDPEIYYRVYSMLRSWVETSLDLYKPELSRLLYPIFIHCFLELIAKNFSSQAKRFLDKFKGDHVMLHGLEINKLAGISLPEHLKENELAQAYRNNKYRIIVSKTSINLLLYFLHENEAVGGAILIRIINQYLNPIISTTKPDKVDQEGEANPDEGIPDYITKTNEIDKFNEQPVKLGKLPMEPEVQKEIEAELKVKDEKTDPVNEKSLVEEFQEITSVEDDSPARESLPLPLKDASDIKRQILAVEDSRSKIKLGAIQASAPSVCMYTFHNANNDMTCLDFNDDSNLMAAGFQDSFIKLWSLDGKPLKSVFKKDKYNNDNSRKLIGHSGPVYGVSFSPDNRYLISGSEDKTVRLWSLDSYSALVSYKGHNQPIWDVKFSPFGHYFATASHDQTARLWATDHIYPLRIFAGHINDVDCIEFHPNSNYVFTGSSDKTCRMWDVQTGNSVRIFMGHTGPVNCMAVSSDGRWLASAGEDGVVNIWDAGSGRRLKTMRGHGRSSIYSLAFSRDGGVLVSSGADNTVRVWDVKKNTNDAGPEPEAFSFDSNSNNANGTSRNASANSQNFKNDKSNRKEIIATSDHMTAYFAKKTPIYKVHFTRRNLCLAGGGFMG, from the coding sequence ATGGATAACAATCAATCTAATGATTCTAATAGCAATCAACAATCCGCTCCACTAAATTCGAGGACAGGTCAACAACTGGTACGACCCCAACAAGGTAATGCAAGACCACAACAACAACCTCTGACAACACTGCAACCCCCTAGAGGCCCACAACCTCAGTTTTCACAAGCAGACTTGAATCGTATCGTGTTGGAATACCTTAATAAAAAGGGTTACAATAAAACCGAATCTATGCTTAGATTAGAAAGTTCAAACACACCAACACCATCAGTACCATCAGTTAGTCCTGCATCGTCCAATATAGCTAGTCCTGTTGAAATATCTAGAAGAGAGAAGGATTTGAAAGACAAGGCAAGCAGACatgaaagagaattaaGAGAATTAAGAGATAAGCAAGCTAGAATAGAACGTGAATTGAGAGATTCGAGAGATAGAGAGTTTAGGCTTGCCAaggaaaaagaattaaggGACTTAAGAGATTATGAAGAGAAACAAAGACGTGAAAATGATccagaaatatattatagaGTCTATTCTATGTTGAGAAGTTGGGTGGAAACTTCCTTAGATTTATATAAGCCAGAATTATCAAGATTATTATACCCCATCTTCATTCATTGTTtcttagaattaattgctaaaaatttttcatcgCAAGCTAAGAGGTTCTTGGATAAATTTAAAGGCGACCATGTTATGTTGCACGGAttagaaatcaataaaCTAGCAGGTATTTCATTACCGGAacatttgaaagaaaacGAATTGGCTCAAGCGTACAGAAATAATAAGTATAGAATTATAGTCTCCAAGActtctattaatttattattatatttcttacATGAAAATGAAGCCGTTGGTGGGGCTATTTTAATTCGTAttattaatcaatatttaaatcCAATTATTTCAACTACTAAACCTGATAAGGTTGACCAGGAAGGTGAAGCTAACCCAGATGAGGGTATACCCGATTACATTACTAAAAccaatgaaattgataaattcaacGAACAACCGGTTAAATTAGGAAAATTACCAATGGAACCGGAAGTAcaaaaggaaattgaagCTGAGTTGAAGGTCAAAGACGAAAAGACAGATCCAGtcaatgaaaaatcatTAGTCGAAGAGTTTCAAGAAATAACTTCGGTCGAAGATGATTCACCAGCAAGGGAATCGTTACCATTACCTTTAAAAGATGCTTCTGACATTAAGAGACAAATTTTAGCTGTTGAAGATTCTAGAtcaaaaatcaaattaGGTGCTATACAAGCAAGTGCCCCTTCGGTCTGTATGTACACATTTCATAACGCTAACAATGATATGACTTGCTTGGATTTCAATGATGATTCTAATTTAATGGCTGCCGGATTCCAGGATAgttttataaaattatgGAGTCTAGACGGAAAGCCTTTAAAGTCAGTATTTAAAAAGGAcaaatacaataatgaCAATAGCCGTAAATTAATAGGGCACAGTGGGCCAGTTTATGGTGTGTCTTTTTCTCCAGACAACAGGTACTTAATTTCTGGATCCGAGGACAAAACTGTTAGATTATGGTCATTGGATTCTTATTCTGCATTGGTATCTTACAAGGGTCATAATCAACCTATTTGGGATGTTAAATTCTCCCCATTTGGTCACTACTTTGCCACTGCTTCTCATGATCAAACCGCAAGATTGTGGGCCACGGATCATATTTACCCTTTGAGAATTTTTGCAGGCCATATCAATGATGTTGATTGTATTGAATTCCACCCtaattcaaattatgtATTCACTGGATCGTCAGATAAAACATGCCGTATGTGGGATGTTCAAACTGGTAATTCTGTGCGTATATTTATGGGACACACTGGCCCAGTTAATTGCATGGCAGTTTCCAGTGACGGAAGATGGTTAGCGAGTGCTGGTGAAGATGGGGTAGTTAACATATGGGATGCGGGTTCCGGTAGAAGATTGAAAACTATGAGAGGACATGGTAGatcatcaatttattcattagCATTTTCTAGAGATGGAGGCGTGTTGGTAAGCAGTGGCGCAGATAACACGGTCAGAGTATGGGATGTCAAAAAGAATACCAACGATGCTGGTCCCGAACCTGAAGCGTTCAGTTTTGATAGTAACTCGAACAATGCAAATGGCACCTCGAGGAATGCAAGTGCCAACTCGCAAAActttaaaaatgataaatcaaatagaAAGGAAATCATTGCCACCAGCGACCATATGACCGCCTACTTTGCCAAAAAGACCCCTATTTACAAAGTTCATTTTACGAGGAGAAACCTATGCCTCGCCGGAGGGGGGTTTATGGGTTGA
- a CDS encoding DEHA2F14234p (weakly similar to uniprot|Q12125 Saccharomyces cerevisiae YOR164C), translating to MSDAKLQRTILRFKSKIESGAYYEAHQTLRTITNRYVKSNQYNDAIDLLYQGSSILSSNKEYASASDLISYLITVYEESDTKCTNEGSNKDYKLKLIELISLLPDTDPSLPDLAKNSISWSQTDKYKFGDCDLHHAFGIKFLNSVKDESHNITEDDRQKLFAYAESHLILGTHESLPFYINFLYQWFGETKNSVDPGIFMSRAVINYAYLKNVKFVQESVNKFMSKLIVDHKDYEVIEEGESKIYYYQDPDYQFVNFLQLLSITLTKENAGPKFMKLYEQYKSMLIKFGSLGPVEYLGRLYFGLNLGNPQGNQNMLANLMGGLFK from the coding sequence ATGAGCGACGCCAAGTTACAAAGAACCATTCTTCGGTTTAAGTCTAAAATAGAAAGCGGGGCTTACTATGAAGCACATCAAACATTGAGAACAATTACCAATAGATATGTCAAGtcaaatcaatataatGATGCAATTGATTTACTATACCAAGGATCAtctattttatcatcaaataaagaatatgcTTCAGCCAGTGATTTGATAAGCTACTTGATTACTGTGTATGAAGAAAGTGATACTAAATGTACCAATGAAGGAAGTAATAAGGACTACaagttgaaattaattgaattgattaGTTTATTACCAGATACAGACCCAAGTTTACCGGATTTAGCGAAAAACAGTATTAGCTGGTCCCAGACTGACAAATATAAGTTTGGCGATTGTGATTTGCATCATGCTTTTGGGATTAAGTTTTTGAATAGTGTTAAGGATGAATCACACAACATTACTGAAGATGACAGACAAAAGTTATTTGCATACGCTGAATCTCATTTAATATTAGGTACACACGAATCCTTGCCATTTTATATTAACTTCCTTTACCAATGGTTTGGAGAAACTAAGAATAGCGTGGATCCCGGTATCTTTATGAGCAGAGCAGTTATCAATTATGCGTACTTGAAAAACGTTAAGTTTGTGCAAGAGTCTGTTAACAAGTTTATGTCCAAGCTTATTGTCGACCATAAGGACTACgaagttattgaagaaggtgaaTCCAAAATTTACTACTACCAAGACCCTGATTATCAATTTGTCAACtttttacaattattatCCATTACTCTTACCAAAGAGAATGCCGGACCAAAATTCATGAAGTTGTACGAACAGTATAAGAGTATGTTAATAAAATTCGGATCTTTAGGTCCGGTTGAATATTTGGGTAGATTGTACTTTGGCTTAAACTTGGGAAATCCTCAAGGTAATCAAAATATGTTAGCAAACTTGATGGGTGgtttatttaaataa
- a CDS encoding DEHA2F14102p (weakly similar to uniprot|P53237 Saccharomyces cerevisiae YGR057C LST7 Protein possibly involved in a post-Golgi secretory pathway), which yields MSGLFNNPNTDYINNMVNFIACLAHFCELHGPSTIICTQMTTLQDKSEHLLRNTSKLHSCASCKLILPDDAVNLVTTMDNKNESNTPAVYISTHYPSSQQRYAALTKLIMKSLSVETTTDLSKPIFYGDVVNGYCISKIFKIKDLSSRGSERKYSLMVIADFETKLLQNWDIIATYLNEIISLIQAQVDIVINNAIMKKEASNANGAMFDNERYLRRSLIRPKSLVELTDDDQIFVKFHLWAIELLKDITI from the coding sequence ATGAGTGGTCTTTTTAACAATCCGAACACAGATTATATAAACAACATGGTAAACTTTATAGCCTGTCTAGCTCACTTTTGTGAGCTACATGGACCATCCACGATTATATGTACACAGATGACCACTTTACAAGATAAATCTGAACATTTATTACGAAATACTTCAAAGTTGCATTCGTGTGCTTCATGCAAGCTTATCCTTCCAGATGATGCAGTGAATTTGGTTACAACCATGGATAATAAGAATGAGTCCAATACCCCTGCAGTGTATATATCTACACATTACCCATCATCGCAGCAGCGATATGCGGCGCTAACCAAACTAATTATGAAGTCATTATCGGTGGAAACAACAACTGATCTCTCAAAACCAATATTTTACGGAGACGTGGTTAATGGCTATTGCATAagtaaaatatttaagattAAAGATTTAAGTTCCCGTGGCtcagaaagaaaatattctCTCATGGTCATAGctgattttgaaacaaagcttcttcaaaattggGATATAATAGCGACATATTTGAACGAGATAATTTCCTTAATACAAGCGCAAGTGGACATTGTCATTAACAATGCAATCATGAAGAAAGAGGCTAGTAATGCCAACGGTGCCATGTTTGATAATGAGAGATACTTGCGAAGATCGTTGATCAGGCCAAAATCGTTGGTTGAATTAACAGACGATGACCAAATATTTGtcaaatttcatttatgGGCTATTGAATTGTTAAAGGATATAACTATATAA
- a CDS encoding DEHA2F14212p (weakly similar to uniprot|Q99321 Saccharomyces cerevisiae YOR163W DDP1 Diadenosine polyphosphate hydrolase), which yields MNATKDKVIMISSTAHKNRWVFPKGGIELDEGDDFVVSAARETWEEAGCEGKILNKLPIALDSRGKKAPILEKGKEFEPSGVIPKSEFHFYEMVVDKLSSKWPESKKRQRRWCTYSEAKHELLKAKRPELVEALDNSCIIKDVEGIAGVDEY from the coding sequence ATGAATGCTACCAAAGATAAGGTCATAATGATTCTGTCTACGGCCCATAAGAATAGATGGGTATTTCCTAAAGGAGGAATTGAGCTTGATGAAGGGGATGACTTTGTTGTTAGTGCCGCAAGAGAAACCTGGGAGGAGGCAGGGTGTGAAGgaaagatattgaataagttACCAATTGCCTTAGATTCGAGAGGTAAGAAAGCACCAATCTTAGAGAAAGGAAAAGAATTTGAGCCAAGTGGGGTTATACCCAAGTCAGAGTTTCATTTCTATGAAATGGTGGTTGATAAACTTAGTTCCAAATGGCCAGAATCGAAAAAGAGACAGAGAAGGTGGTGCACCTACTCAGAAGCTAAACATGAATTGTTAAAAGCAAAAAGGCCCGAATTGGTTGAAGCATTAGACAACTCCTGTATCATCAAGGATGTCGAGGGAATCGCTGGTGTCGAcgaatattaa
- a CDS encoding DEHA2F14146p (similar to uniprot|P46972 Saccharomyces cerevisiae YMR035W IMP2 Catalytic subunit of the mitochondrial inner membrane peptidase complex) translates to MAYFSKLPHGIRTTLITLTWFPVLYTLSNHVYQPCQITGMSMTPTFNPGTETMSNDVALVQKFNLKKPSSLHRGDVIMFRSPQDPEKLLTKRVVGLQGDVIATKTPPYPRPQATIPRNHLWVEGDNMFHSVDSNNFGPISQALVIGKVVGIIWPISRFGTDISEGGRDARKTNENLQVKSLDDIK, encoded by the coding sequence ATGGCATATTTCTCGAAACTTCCGCATGGCATTAGGACCACGTTGATAACATTGACTTGGTTTCCAGTTTTGTATACGTTATCGAACCATGTATATCAGCCATGCCAAATTACAGGTATGTCAATGACACCTACGTTTAACCCGGGCACAGAAACTATGAGTAATGACGTTGCGTTGGTTCAAAAGTTTAACCTTAAAAAACCTAGCTCATTGCATCGGGGTGATGTGATTATGTTTAGATCACCACAAGACCCCGAGAAGTTGTTAACTAAGAGAGTTGTTGGCTTGCAAGGTGATGTGATTGCGACCAAGACTCCTCCATATCCAAGACCCCAAGCCACAATACCCAGAAATCATTTATGGGTCGAGGGGGACAATATGTTTCATTCAGttgattctaataatttcgGACCTATTAGTCAGGCATTGGTTATAGGGAAGGTAGTTGGGATTATATGGCCGATTTCTAGGTTCGGAACTGATATTTCGGAAGGTGGCAGGGACGCAAGAAAAACAAACGAAAATTTACAGGTGAAACTGTTGGATGATATTAAATAG
- a CDS encoding DEHA2F14190p (weakly similar to uniprot|P39931 Saccharomyces cerevisiae YLR250W), with product MKISCYLLTYLITQVVAHGDHNEAHKKPDGLSWQNWHMIEEHQMDQYDTDLFFKIHDLQNKGTWSRDDILNLYGLLRESVVGDGSGMGEHSHQQESITQEAKDHVVNSILELIDSDGDRQISLNEWRQFSKKGELPDFGYGQGHHLDFETEYEEHHWNKYHANQDPEVLIKHREDIEHELLHHEHEIEESHNAAPDIRKVTDNYLSDIRIQNVPSKYRSQ from the coding sequence atgaagatatctTGTTATTTATTGACGTATTTGATTACACAGGTCGTGGCTCACGGGGATCATAATGAAGCTCATAAAAAACCTGATGGGTTGAGCTGGCAAAATTGGCATATGATTGAAGAACATCAAATGGATCAGTACGATACCGatttattcttcaagattCATGACTTACAAAATAAGGGAACCTGGTCTAGAGATGATATCTTAAACTTGTATGGTTTATTGAGAGAATCAGTCGTAGGTGACGGATCTGGTATGGGAGAGCATTCTCACCAACAAGAGTCAATAACTCAAGAGGCCAAAGATCATGTGGTCAATTCTATCCTTGAATTAATCGACAGTGACGGAGACAGACAGATCTCGTTAAATGAATGGAGacaattttcaaagaaagGAGAATTGCCTGACTTTGGATATGGCCAGGGACATCATTTAGATTTCGAAACAGAATACGAAGAACATCATTGGAACAAGTACCACGCCAACCAGGATCCAGAAGTATTAATCAAACATAGAGAAGACATAGAGCACGAATTGTTGCATCACGAACACGAGATCGAAGAGTCCCACAACGCTGCTCCGGATATCAGAAAGGTCACAGACAACTACTTATCAGACATCCGAATTCAAAATGTGCCTTCAAAATATAGAAGTCAATAG
- a CDS encoding DEHA2F14080p (weakly similar to CA4244|IPF4305 Candida albicans IPF4305) gives MEYDNDYKLRCIKRIFLRNLYLESESKQEINGKHTDVTRISPRKEEVIGRRRSLFQSITQFDEITNIGLLHINTLKLVDSFFTLHVPYMNEDLLVYVSEDIGSNMNPNFRQITLPTLPNCNSPNLILKIWCKTSQSSQWKLFYKYDIDLSNLWYIGDSLIDTENYFHSNSVIFNLNDRYYTIPGSLIVDREKMIDSTSSADSKHILPSYSFDSIRSLNSISRSLKELMKSKNKISMQINESVNKSKESLKSLSNSDNINIEQEMLSTENARLDKYIERQESINDKIMSDIIAKRIQISHIKQAINGTIPSKIEMATNHIEVVESQIAPIRESLSKQIYPTIVQNLQDATHILKEIIFIENFDNSIKFTIMGLEFPSSIKDLLDICYYNKYDLHNYNTGELKFANEIESHQVKVNQINAGLNYIVQLINNIALIANTNLKYKMYSYGNFCYVLDPIGSESNQNLLKYPLYYDQGHTLKLPIDRQQCDRKLNLQNKGFEVGLELLNKNLISLINDVANDYDKYCKTIKKSSVSDNIPVDCLDNFLWNLQYLVLFITAPTNVKSV, from the coding sequence ATGGAGtatgataatgattataaACTAAGATGCATAAAGAGGATATTCTTACGAAACTTATACTTGGAACTGGAGTCCAAACAAGAAATAAATGGTAAACATACAGATGTAACGAGAATCTCACCTAGAAAGGAAGAAGTGATAGGAAGACGCAGGAGCTTATTTCAATCAATTACACAGTTTGATGAAATAACGAATATTGGGTTGCTACATATAAATACATTGAAATTAGTGGATTCATTCTTCACGTTACATGTGCCCTATATGAATGAAGACTTATTAGTTTATGTCAGTGAAGATATTGGATCTAATATGAATCCTAATTTCAGACAAATAACTTTGCCAACATTACCTAATTGCAATTCGCCAAATTTGATACTTAAGATATGGTGTAAAACAAGCCAAAGTAGCCAATGGAAATTGTTCTACAAATATGATATTGACTTGAGTAACTTATGGTATATTGGGGATTCATTGATAGACACagagaattatttccaCAGTAATTCGGtgatatttaatttaaacGACCGTTATTATACAATACCTGGATCTTTAATTGTTGACCGAGAGAAAATGATAGACAGTACTTCTAGTGCCGATTCGAAACATATTTTACCGTCATattcatttgattcaattcGATCATTAAACAGTATATCCAGATCATTGAAGGAGCttatgaaatcaaagaataaaatatccatgcaaataaatgaatctgtaaataaatcaaaagaatCTTTGAAGAGTTTATCTAATTcagataatataaatatcgAACAAGAAATGTTGTCAACTGAAAATGCAAGATTGGATAAATACATAGAAAGACAAGAAAGCATAAACGACAAAATAATGTCTGATATAATAGCAAAGAGAATTCAAATCAGTCACATAAAACAGGCGATTAATGGAACTATACCGTCTAAGATTGAAATGGCCACAAATCATATAGAAGTTGTAGAATCACAAATTGCACCAATTCGTGAATCGTTAAGCAAACAGATTTACCCAACCATTGTTCAAAACTTACAAGATGCAACCCATATTCTAAAGGagattatatttattgagAATTTCGACAACAGTATTAAGTTCACAATTATGGGATTAGAGTTCCCTCTGAGCATCAAAGATTTACTAGATATTTGTTACTACAATAAGTATGATTTGCATAATTACAACACCGGCGAACTTAAGTTCGCAAATGAGATAGAATCTCATCAAGTGAAAGTCAATCAAATCAATGCTggattaaattatattgtCCAgctaattaataatatcgCGCTAATAGCCAATACTAATTTAAAATACAAGATGTATTCCTATGGGAATTTCTGTTATGTATTGGATCCCATAGGGAGCGAGTCCAACCAAAATCTTTTAAAGTATCCATTATACTATGATCAAGGACACACATTGAAATTACCAATTGATCGGCAGCAATGCGACAGAAAACTAAACTTGCAAAACAAAGGCTTTGAAGTAGGCCTcgaattattgaacaagaatttgataagcCTTATTAACGACGTGGCTAATGATTATGACAAATACTGcaaaacaattaaaaagTCACTGGTTTCTGATAATATTCCTGTCGACTGTTTAGATAATTTCTTATGGAATCTACAGTACCTCGTGTTGTTTATCACCGCTCCAACTAATGTCAAGTCAGTATAA
- a CDS encoding DEHA2F14168p (similar to uniprot|Q04341 Saccharomyces cerevisiae YDR031W) yields MSTGQSGLLDQILLEDIARHCPQQFLAFHQCMSKPSPDANSCGLEQYNLAGCIKKDVPAFQKIQGVCSGKLQAYEACLKMNGSDQKKCSQDLQSLRDCAFGSLDK; encoded by the coding sequence ATGTCTACAGGTCAAAGTGGTCTTCTTGATCAAATATTACTCGAAGATATTGCACGTCATTGTCCTCAACAGTTCTTAGCATTCCATCAATGTATGTCGAAACCTTCACCAGATGCAAATCTGTGTGGTTTAGAGCAATATAATTTAGCCGGATGTATTAAAAAAGATGTTCCGGCTTTCCAGAAGATTCAAGGAGTTTGCTCTGGGAAATTGCAAGCATACGAGGCATGTTTGAAGATGAATGGCAGTGACCAAAAGAAGTGCTCGCAAGATTTGCAAAGCTTAAGAGATTGTGCTTTTGGTTCTTTAGATAAATAA
- a CDS encoding DEHA2F14124p (some similarities with uniprot|P36044 Saccharomyces cerevisiae YKL201C MNN4 Putative positive regulator of mannosylphosphate transferase): MVELLKVLTFFHDKSLPFLINTIALIVAIVSRSKLVRILSIISVCHLTIYVYFQGFFRDFFLHQPEYLSIIDAYNIDSCTVPVLEILTKSYIPGGSNAFRDDEDEEYIELSNYGYCSLCNEFDPRLLPALWLSYLSHKLKQDSFKNVDELQIPFTWNTFLDLQSRLNIPRTSLINLDCGAFYDLHELNGTRFLESCQDLENETKGNIQFKIVKPVDLSASEEVRKIIGSSYLLHSAPPPEKVFLLGVGPNRSGLIVPTYSLREQPFYGKSDLFYFIKSLVIPLSGTIDESISICEEADKLIELLSSPIANVSVIPDEELTHDIFRLIGCGDTHSKRLSKDDFFFHLAEFKSQLKEKLVRSWNTFDAKLLSQINTINSTQKKYFHEATVLGEKDNHYDWRFFKQLHYSQYERKAILHRLTRAWLRFSNTLGIKTWIAHGSMLGWYWNGMNLPWDQDLDVQITMKSLITIVKYYNNTLVLDLTDHDYNLNLGVGSYLLDVSSMYFDRQKGDGENTIDARFIDTETGFYVDITALAFTNTANDIPINDTAFSEFNQVLDSDFVMKDASHTVSKDDLYKDLSLKKAELWNHQNIFNCKDNHFYTLENLDPLIPTLFEGSIAYVPRAFRQILQREYNRGLLYYQYAEHIFRPVFDLWVPNYICKNDYIGNKCFDKETLLEVDYTKPLTRIHRTEMSSQNRGSYSVNDELGPFRLDPWIIKRGNKIKRRLDSQ; encoded by the coding sequence ATGGTAGAATTACTAAAAGTGCTAACCTTTTTTCATGATAAATCACTaccatttttgataaatactATAGCGTTAATTGTTGCAATTGTCAGTAGATCCAAGCTAGTACGGATActttcaattatttctgTTTGTCATTTAACCATTTATGTGTATTTTCAGGGATTTTTTCgggatttttttttgcatcaaCCAGAGTATTTACTGATTATAGATGCATATAATATCGACTCATGTACAGTGCCtgttcttgaaatattgacGAAGTCATATATACCCGGTGGTTCTAATGCATTTAGGGAcgacgaagatgaagagTACATAGAATTGTCTAATTATGGGTATTGCAGTCTCTGCAACGAGTTTGACCCACGGTTACTACCAGCATTATGGTTATCTTATCTCTCGCATAAATTAAAACAAGACAGTTTCAAAAATGTTGATGAACTACAGATTCCTTTTACTTGGAATACATTTCTTGATTTGCAGTCGAGACTTAATATTCCACGCACGTCACTAATAAACCTTGATTGTGGTGCATTCTACGACCTTCATGAACTCAATGGGACCCGATTTTTAGAAAGTTGTCAGGacttagaaaatgaaaccAAAGGTAATATTCAGTTTAAAATAGTTAAACCCGTAGACTTATCTGCATCTGAGGAAGTAAGGAAGATTATAGGATCTTCATACTTATTGCATTCGGCGCCTCCTCCTGAGAAAGTATTTTTGCTTGGGGTAGGACCAAATAGAAGTGGCCTTATAGTTCCTACATATTCATTGAGGGAGCAACCTTTTTATGGAAAGAGtgatttgttttatttcatAAAAAGCCTTGTAATCCCTCTAAGCGGCACTATTGATGAGAGTATAAGCATATGCGAAGAAGCCGATAAGCTTATAGAATTACTATCTCTGCCTATTGCTAATGTCTCAGTTATTccagatgaagaattaactCATGATATATTTCGACTTATTGGATGTGGTGATACTCACTCGAAGAGACTATCGAAGGACGATTTTTTCTTCCATTTAGCAGAGTTTAAAAGTCAactcaaagaaaaattagtaCGATCTTGGAACACTTTTGatgcaaaattattatcacaGATCAATACGATCAATTCAACGcagaaaaaatattttcatgaAGCTACGGTTCTTGGAGAAAAGGACAATCATTATGATTGGCGATTTTTTAAGCAATTGCATTATTCCCAATATGAGAGAAAAGCTATATTACATCGATTAACCCGAGCATGGTTGCGATTCTCCAACACGTTAGGTATCAAAACTTGGATTGCCCATGGTTCTATGTTGGGCTGGTATTGGAATGGCATGAATTTACCCTGGGATCAAGATCTAGATGTACAAATAACTATGAAATCGTTGATAACAATAGTAAAATATTACAATAATACTTTAGTACTTGATCTAACTGATCATGATTATAATTTAAACCTAGGTGTCGGCTCCTATTTATTGGATGTTAGTTCCATGTACTTCGATAGACAAAAGGGCGACGGTGAAAATACAATAGACGcaagatttattgataCAGAAACTGGATTTTATGTTGATATCACTGCACTAGCATTCACAAATACAGCTAATGATATCCCAATAAACGATACGGCATTTTCCGAGTTTAATCAGGTCTTAGACAGTGATTTTGTTATGAAAGATGCCTCACACACAGTTCTGAAAGATGATCTTTATAAGGATTTGTCTCTCAAAAAAGCAGAGCTTTGGAATCATCAGAATATTTTCAACTGTAAAGATAACCATTTTTACACacttgaaaatttagaTCCTTTAATTCCTACACTATTCGAAGGGTCTATAGCTTATGTACCAAGAGCATTTAGACAAATCTTGCAGAGAGAATACAATCGTGGATTGCTCTACTATCAGTATGCTGAACATATTTTCAGGCCggtatttgatttatggGTGCCAAATTATATATGCAAAAATGACTATATTGGAAACAAGTGTTTCGATAAGGAAACTCTATTAGAAGTGGATTATACTAAACCCTTAACAAGAATACATAGGACAGAAATGCTGAGCCAAAATCGTGGATCGTATAGCGTAAATGACGAGCTAGGGCCTTTTAGATTGGATCCTTGGATTATCAAAAGAGGGAACAAAATTAAGCGACGTCTTGATTCTCAATAA